Proteins encoded together in one Tripterygium wilfordii isolate XIE 37 chromosome 14, ASM1340144v1, whole genome shotgun sequence window:
- the LOC120014612 gene encoding nodulation protein H, whose product MAEFICVLNKDTLIIKPHKKSPMLLRMMVLLFAMICGVLICSICLKQISNNTNIKLQDIQVLDRPPHDIGPQQLGIPWVHYPKPQTFSRDECAHNPVRFFAILSIQRSGSGWFETLLNSHINVSSNGEVFSKLERRQNASAIVNTLDKVYNLDWLSSASKNQCSAAVGLKWMLNQGVMAHHEAVSEYFSRQGVSVIFLFRRNLLRRMVSVIANSYDRYAKLLNGTHKSHVHSPEEADRLSKYQPSINSTSLIDDLKQMELTTAKALEYFNSTRHIVVYYEDLIKNRTILKDVQEFLRLPVMELTSRQVKIHKGSLSMHIKNWDDVNKTLNGTTYEKFLHADYR is encoded by the exons ATGGCTGAATTTATTTGTGTTCTCAACAAG GATACTCTTATTATAAAGCCTCATAAGAAATCTCCCATGTTGTTAAGGATGATGGTTTTGTTGTTTGCAATGATATGTGGGGTGTTGATATGCTCTATCTGTTTAAAGCAGATAAGCAATAACACCAACATTAAATTGCAAGATATCCAAGTACTTGATAGGCCTCCTCATGATATCGGTCCTCAGCAATTGGGCATTCCTTGGGTGCATTACCCGAAGCCGCAGACTTTTAGCAG GGATGAATGTGCGCATAATCCTGTACGATTCTTTGCTATCTTGTCAATCCAGAGGTCAGGGAGTGGATGGTTTGAGACGTTGTTAAATAGTCACATCAATGTAAGCTCAAATGGGGAGGTATTTTCGAAATTGGAGAGGAGGCAAAATGCATCTGCAATTGTAAATACTCTAGATAAAGTCTACAATTTGGACTGGTTGAGTAGTGCTTCCAAGAATCAGTGTTCTGCGGCAGTTGGCTTGAAGTGGATGCTTAATCAG GGAGTGATGGCTCACCATGAAGCAGTAAGTGAATACTTCAGTCGACAGGGTGTTTCTGtaatatttttatttcgaaGAAATCTGCTGCGTCGAATGGTTTCAGTTATTGCAAATTCCTATGATCGATATGCTAAACTATTgaatggaactcacaagtctcaTGTGCATTCACCAGAAGAG GCTGATAGACTTTCAAAGTACCAACCTTCAATCAATTCCACATCATTGATAGATGATCTGAAGCAAATGGAGTTAACAACCGCCAAGGCTTTAGAATACTTCAATAGCACTAGGCACATTGTTGTGTACTATGAGGATCTCATCAAGAACCGCACT ATATTGAAGGATGTTCAAGAATTTCTGAGACTCCCTGTAATGGAGTTAACAAGCCGTCAGGTTAAAATACACAAAGGTTCCCTCTCGATGCACATTAAGAACTGGGACGATGTGAACAAGACTCTCAACGGAACAACATACGAGAAGTTCCTCCACGCTGACTATCGGTAA
- the LOC120015396 gene encoding patatin-like protein 1, which produces MESSSSCPKIQPPKYGNLITILSIDGGGVRGIVPGVLLAYLESQLQEIDGEDARLADYFDVIAGTSTGGLITAMISAPNEGGRPLYAAKDIVPFYLEHCPKIFPQTPMVASWIVNPVKALTGPKYDGKYLHRLLETKLGNTKLHQTITSVVIPTFDIKKLQPVIFSSYQLSCRPILDAPLSDICIGTSAAPTFLPAHYFKNQDSDGNNEEFNLIDGGVAANNPTLIAIGEVTKQITKKDPNFTPMEPFNFDRFLVISLGTGSSRNEEKYNAKTAASKWGVISWVLTDGSSPILKCYAEASADMVDYHSCVVFHALHSEDNYLRIEDDTLQGDLSSADVSTKKNLEDLVKVGEDLLKKPVSRKNLDTGIYEPVENAGTNEEALKRCAKLLSEERKLRESKFPVQAL; this is translated from the exons atggagagTAGTTCATCTTGTCCAAAAATTCAACCTCCCAAGTATGGGAACCTCATAACCATACTCAGTATTGATGGAGGAGGAGTCAGAGGAATCGTTCCTGGTGTTCTTCTTGCCTACCTTGAATCTCAACTCCAG GAGATAGATGGTGAGGATGCAAGGCTTGCAGATTACTTTGATGTAATTGCAGGAACCAGTACTGGGGGCCTAATAACTGCTATGATATCGGCACCAAATGAAGGTGGACGTCCTCTCTATGCAGCCAAGGACATAGTTCCTTTCTACCTTGAACATTGTCCCAAAATATTCCCACAGACACC CATGGTAGCTTCCTGGATTGTAAATCCAGTGAAAGCTCTGACAGGACCCAAATATGATGGGAAGTACCTTCACAGGCTACTCGAGACGAAACTTGGCAACACAAAGTTGCATCAAACCATAACCAGTGTGGTTATCCCAACTTTCGATATCAAGAAGCTGCAGCCTGTCATCTTTTCCTCTTATCAG TTGTCTTGCCGTCCAATTTTAGATGCTCCACTGAGTGACATTTGCATTGGCACCTCTGCGGCACCAACTTTTCTCCCTGCACATTATTTCAAGAACCAAGATTCAGATGGGAATAATGAGGAATTCAATCTCATCGACGGCGGCGTGGCTGCCAATAATCCG ACATTGATTGCAATAGGTGAAGTGACAAAACAAATAACCAAGAAAGACCCGAATTTCACCCCAATGGAGCCGTTCAATTTTGATCGGTTTCTAGTGATCTCGTTAGGAACAGGTTCATCgaggaatgaagaaaaatacaaTGCTAAAACTGCAGCTTCCAAGTGGGGGGTCATAAGCTGGGTACTTACCGATGGGTCCAGTCCAATACTAAAATGCTATGCTGAAGCAAGTGCTGATATGGTTGATTATCACAGTTGTGTAGTCTTCCATGCCCTTCATTCTGAAGACAACTACTTACGGATTGAG GATGACACGCTACAAGGTGATTTATCTTCGGCTGATGTTTCTACAAAGAAAAACTTAGAAGATCTTGTCAAGGTCGGGGAAGACTTGTTGAAGAAACCAGTTTCCCGAAAAAACCTAGACACCGGCATATATGAACCAGTCGAAAATGCTGGCACCAATGAAGAAGCTCTCAAAAG ATGCGCAAAACTACtttcagaagaaagaaaactGCGAGAGTCCAAATTTCCAGTACAAGCTTTGTAG
- the LOC120015440 gene encoding patatin-like protein 1: protein MESSSSCPKIQSLKYGNLITILSIDGGGVRGIVTGVLLAYLESQLQEIDGEDARLADYFDVIAGTSTGGLETAMISAPNERGRPLYAAKDIVPFYIKHSPKIFPQPPVVVSWIVNPVKALTGPKYDGKYLHRLLKMELGNTKLHQTITSVVIPTFDIKKLQPVLFSSYQLSCRPTLDALLSDICIGTSAAPTYLPAHYFQNQDADGNNEEFNLIDGAIAASNPTLVAISEVTKQITKKDPNFTQMEPFNFDQLLVISLGTGSSRNEEKYNAKTASKWGVISWVLTDGSSPIIQCYEEASADMVDYHNCVVFHALHSENNYLRIQDDMLQGDLSSVDVCTKENLENLVKVGEQLLKKPVSRVNLDTGKYEPVENAGTNEEALKRCAKLLSDERKLRDSKFTHDKGSK, encoded by the exons ATGGAGAGTAGTTCATCTTGTCCAAAAATCCAGTCTCTCAAGTATGGGAACCTCATAACCATACTCAGTATCGATGGAGGAGGAGTCAGAGGAATCGTTACTGGTGTTCTTCTTGCCTACCTTGAATCTCAACTCCAG GAGATAGATGGTGAGGATGCAAGGCTTGCAGATTACTTTGATGTAATTGCAGGAACCAGTACTGGGGGCCTAGAAACTGCTATGATATCGGCACCAAATGAACGTGGACGTCCTCTCTATGCAGCCAAGGACATAGTTCCTTTTTACATTAAACACAGTCCCAAAATATTCCCACAGCCACC TGTGGTAGTTTCATGGATTGTAAATCCAGTGAAAGCTCTGACAGGACCCAAATATGATGGGAAGTACCTTCACAGACTACTCAAGATGGAACTGGGCAACACAAAGTTGCATCAAACCATAACCAGTGTGGTTATCCCAACTTTCGATATCAAGAAGCTGCAGCCTGTTCTCTTTTCCTCTTATCAG CTGTCTTGCCGTCCAACTTTAGATGCTCTACTGAGTGACATTTGCATTGGCACCTCTGCGGCACCAACTTATCTCCCTGCACATTATTTCCAGAACCAAGATGCAGATGGGAATAATGAGGAATTCAATCTCATCGATGGTGCCATTGCTGCCAGTAATCCG ACATTGGTTGCAATAAGTGAAGTGACAAAACAAATAACCAAGAAAGACCCGAATTTCACCCAAATGGAGCCGTTCAATTTTGATCAGCTTCTTGTGATCTCGTTGGGAACAGGGTCATCgaggaatgaagaaaaatacaaTGCAAAAACAGCTTCCAAGTGGGGGGTCATAAGCTGGGTACTTACCGATGGCTCCAGTCCAATAATACAATGTTATGAAGAAGCAAGTGCTGATATGGTTGATTATCACAATTGTGTAGTCTTTCATGCCCTTCATTCTGAAAACAACTACTTACGGATTCAG GATGACATGCTACAAGGTGATTTATCTTCGGTTGATGTGTGTACAAAGGAAAACTTGGAAAATCTTGTCAAGGTTGGGGAACAATTGTTGAAGAAACCAGTTTCCCGCGTAAACCTAGACACCGGTAAATATGAACCAGTCGAAAATGCTGGCACCAATGAAGAAGCCCTCAAAAG ATGCGCAAAACTACTTTCGGATGAGAGAAAACTGCGGGATTCCAAATTTACACACGACAAGGGTTCAAAATAG
- the LOC120015439 gene encoding uncharacterized protein LOC120015439 translates to MDSMPVNWECLDALVIDFAKSEHLIEDSFSSSPVSSPSSSSLSSSSYHSRLIIRQIRRALESGDIDAAMNLLRANAPFILEDHRLLFRLQKQKFIELLRRGTAEDRDSAIECSRTYLAPCALDAYPEAYEEFKHVLLAFIYDKDDKTSPVANEWSERRRFDIAGLMSSVLKAHLHAYDPVFSLTLRYLISIHKGYCLRKGVSSPIADLTERLLLEESDPPATLQESLYEAPPFDEVDIQALAHAVELTRQGAINSLRFAKGDLFMAFQNELCRMKLDVSLLDELVCEYSVYRGIVDSGFGLPSGLQTLCAPLNGNQPESENCSSRNCSLEVGLGSSKHSDVETSMSDSHMDSSENNVDVTSLHGTEPRYAGEPTYNHEDCSTSGSNQPEVSSVLSRSRKYGSGERGKRKRWRGRHDDEGSTTQVTSTDLLHEQKEFGKHSVLEVKNREDKYECVLGMKELVSRGMAAEVVEEVNALDPNIFVQNPHFLFQLKQVEFLKLVGCGDHSSALRVACSYLGPLAASNPALLKSLKETLLAFIRPNEEALGKGLPLNSLATSLQVVVGRRLGIEEPQLMKIMRAILHTHNEWFKLQMCKDRFESFLRIDSLKEFDPPLLAVSAVSNSNADSSSHGSSLVMISPSVRMSEDGSSPTQVSSRDVVCDENAILKVMEFLALPRADAIHLLAQYNGNAETVIQQIFA, encoded by the exons ATGGATTCGATGCCTGTGAACTGGGAGTGTCTTGACGCTTTAGTCATCGATTTTGCAAAATCAGAGCACCTAATTGAGGACTCTTTTTCTTCATCTCCGgtgtcttctccttcttcttcttcactatcGTCGTCTTCTTATCATTCGAGATTAATTATTCGTCAGATCAGAAGGGCGTTAGAGTCCGGCGACATTGACGCGGCCATGAATCTCCTACGGGCCAACGCTCCTTTCATCCTCGAGGATCATAGGCTTCTCTTTCGGTTGCAGAAGCAG AAATTTATTGAACTGCTGAGGAGAGGGACTGCAGAAGATCGCGATTCTGCAATTGAGTGCTCGAGGACTTATCTTGCTCCTTGCGCCCTTGATGCCTATCCG GAAGCATATGAGGAGTTCAAGCACGTCCTTCTGGCATTTATATATGATAAAGATGATAAGACTTCTCCAGTGGCAAATGag TGGTctgaaaggaggagatttgacATTGCGGGATTGATGTCATCTGTATTAAAAGCTCATTTACATGCTTATGATCCTGTATTTTCTCTGACGTTAAGATATTTGATAAG CATTCATAAAGGGTATTGCCTTCGTAAAGGAGTTTCATCACCTATTGCAGATCTTACTGAAAGGTTGCTCCTCGAGGAAAGTGATCCTCCTGCTACACTCCAGGAGAGTTTGTACGAAGCACCTCCGTTTGACGAG GTGGACATTCAAGCTCTTGCACATGCTGTAGAGCTCACACGACAAGGAGCAATTAATAGCTTGAGATTCGCTAAGGGTGATTTGTTTATGGCATTCCAG AATGAATTGTGTAGAATGAAATTGGATGTTTCCCTGCTTGATGAACTTGTTTGTGAGTACTCTGTGTATAGGGGAATTGTGGACTCTGGCTTTGGATTGCCATCAG GATTGCAAACACTCTGTGCTCCTTTAAATGGGAATCAACCAGAGTCTGAGAACTGCTCATCAAGAAATTGTTCTCTTGAAGTGGGTCTTGGTTCCAGTAAGCATTCAGATGTTGAAACTTCCATGAGTGACTCTCATATGGATAGTTCTGAAAATAATGTGGATGTGACTAGCTTGCATGGAACTGAGCCGAGATATGCCGGTGAACCTACATACAATCATGAAGATTGTAGCACCAGTGGATCAAATCAGCCTGAAGTTTCAAGTGTTTTGTCCAGAAGCAGAAAATATGGAAGTGGGGAAAGGGGCAAACGCAAGAGATGGAGGGGAAGACATGATGATGAAGGCAGTACTACTCAGGTTACCAGCACAGATTTGCTACACGAACAAAAG GAGTTCGGCAAGCATTCTGTATTGGAAGTTAAAAACAGGGAGGATAAATATGAGTGTGTGTTGGGGATGAAGGAACTAGTTAGCAGAGGAATGGCTGCAGAAGTCGTGGAAGAAGTTAATGCTTTGGATccaaacatttttgtgcaaaacCCTCATTTTCTGTTTCAACTTAAGCAG GTTGAATTTCTTAAGCTGGTTGGTTGTGGTGATCATTCTAGTGCACTGAGGGTTGCATGTTCTTATTTAGGCCCCTTAGCAGCCAGTAATCCAGCTTTGCTGAAGTCCTTGAAAGAGACTCTGTTGGCATTCATCCGACCGAATGAAGAAGCACTGGGAAAAGGCTTGCCTTTAAACTCTCTTGCAACATCTCTACAG GTTGTAGTTGGTAGGAGGCTCGGTATTGAAGAACCACAGCTCATGAAGATAATGAGAGCTATTCTTCACACACACAATGAGTGGTTTAAACTTCAAATGTGTAAGGATAGGTTTGAAAGTTTCTTGAGGATAGACTCTTTGAAGGAATTTGATCCTCCTCTACTTGCCGTATCTGCTGTGTCGAATTCAAATGCTGATAGTAGCAGTCATGGTTCCTCGCTAGTTATGATATCTCCAAGTGTGAGGATGTCAGAAGATGGCAGCAGTCCAACTCAAGTGTCATCTAGAGATGTTGTCTGTGATGAAAATGCTATACTTAAAGTCATG GAGTTTCTTGCGTTGCCAAGGGCCGATGCCATCCATCTTCTTGCCCAATATAATGGGAATGCAGAGACCGTCATCCAGCAAATCTTTGCATAA
- the LOC120015117 gene encoding patatin-like protein 1, with protein sequence MSKHSLKDEINPTYGDRITVLSIDGVGIRGIIPGTILAFLETKLQLDGEDARIADYFDVIAGTSTGGLITAMLTAPDRNNRPLYLAKNVVPFYLDHCPKIFPQSNGTIVRMNAILGPKYSGKYFRKLLRQILGTRRLHETVTRVVIPTFDIRLLQPIVFSTFEAETDASQDALLSDICISTSSAPTYFPAYHFKTKDSEGNDKEFHLVDGGIAENNPSLLAMKPTGRVFPGDPDELPEQALKWNKYLVISLGTGTSKIKKNSDAKTAAKWDRRSS encoded by the exons ATGAGCAAACATTCTCTCAAAGATGAAATCAACCCAACTTATGGCGATAGGATCACTGTTCTAAGCATTGATGGGGTTGGAATTAGAGGCATTATTCCTGGAACCATCCTGGCTTTCCTTGAAACGAAGTTACAA TTGGATGGAGAAGATGCTCGAATTGCAGATTACTTTGATGTTATTGCAGGGACTAGCACTGGAGGTCTGATCACAGCAATGCTGACTGCTCCTGATCGAAACAACCGTCCTCTCTACTTGGCGAAAAACGTCGTTCCGTTCTATCTTGATCACTGCCCCAAAATATTTCCTCAATCCAA TGGAACTATTGTGAGAATGAATGCTATATTGGGACCAAAATATAGCGGCAAGTATTTCCGAAAGCTGCTTCGCCAGATTCTTGGAACCCGAAGACTGCACGAGACAGTAACTCGCGTTGTTATACCCACATTCGACATTCGATTGCTCCAACCTATTGTGTTTTCAACTTTTGAG GCTGAAACTGATGCATCTCAAGACGCTTTGCTGTCTGATATATGTATCAGTACTTCTTCAGCTCCAACTTACTTTCCAGCTTATCATTTTAAGACCAAAGATTCCGAAGGAAACGACAAGGAGTTTCATCTAGTTGATGGAGGGATTGCAGAAAATAATCCT TCGTTGTTGGCGATGAAGCCGACGGGGAGAGTGTTTCCTGGTGATCCTGATGAGTTGCCAGAGCAAGCACTAAAATGGAACAAGTATCTAGTGATTTCTCTAGGCACTGGAACTTCAAAGATAAAGAAGAATTCTGATGCCAAAACAGCAGCAAAATGGGATCGACGGTCTTCGTGA